In one window of Clavelina lepadiformis chromosome 4, kaClaLepa1.1, whole genome shotgun sequence DNA:
- the LOC143452842 gene encoding integrin alpha-8-like isoform X1 — protein sequence MTIHKSIKWLSSKSWTVYFFFLLCITKRVLGFNLDVEFATFFKAPQLGSRFGYDVDLYGGSSKSWIVVGAPNANTNGDVYRCIYNPAVNVTSCDLVPISKVSSTNEVKQRLGSTVSIGKNRNLLTCAPNYAHTSKGVRATFYDLIGVCYLVQDFAKPKTSTYRYTPCLDQYGSHYGDSHSFCQAGFSASFTKDRQKILLGAVGSYYNQGSLILIDRIYQNISSLTVTTYTDEFKVTKPPDFPGELADYYRQTYDVNYMGYSVAIGATGSNLPLIVTSAPRRFGYNLLGAVTIYDDKLKTALVNLTGEQIGEYFGEGLAVVDVNGDNLDDVIVGSPLYTDFSRKEPEIGRIYIYYQQAGVNQSNTDRHILFSDPTIINGNVSMGRFGQAITSLTDINNDGYQDILVSAPYETSNTNDADENQYGALYVFNGGAEGIHENPSQVIHGNDLEKTINFDPTQHIRGLGYSMKGGKDMDGNGYPDIVVGAYLSDQAIVIRSRPVVKLVATSEILPRKVDLETLSCTLPDKTKAACYEVKTCFSYTGKNLPSSVRISYSYDVDSGMREEDKRSYLLDLEYRNITLVAGNEKCVTETVYVKRTLRDKLSPIEVEVSYWLRETHQPVEPVLDTLLGTSVTTTAEIFKDCGADEVCIPDLKVASEVSPTTAYVGDYTEIVMTATASNDAENAYQALLLVRYPLTFASFVGLDGDQGALPSCRDINQTVICDIGNPLKTNAHVTVKLRFGINDLLGDVPTLSFQTLANCTNENSFVSNTVTSQIDIKVYAKMQIYNVSEPSTISLNKVSNKTNSKLVSHSYEITNLGPSTIAEARISLLWPIFYNGKYLFPLYDVISQGDIECDYTAIINASQASEEGILVPEDKSPAIEGGQLENFFNCRTVSDSCFEMKCKVGRMEPKTDVLITMKGNLYLNSFLESDLDSVVTSSLVFDILKYPYVVTDDSPNLLSEVSTYAVYPRVETQSLPWWIVAVAVAAGVLFLLIIILVMWKCGFFKRKRTTQTEEDRIQQEKLCEEPDPMQKEVEERMK from the exons ATGACAATTCACAAGTCAATAAAGTGGTTATCGAGTAAAAGCTGGACAGTCtatttcttttttctgttatGTATTACAAAACGTGTTCTTGGATTTAACTTAGATGTCGAATTTGCAACCTTTTTTAAAGCACCACAGCTGGGCTCAAGATTTGGATATGATGTCGATCTTTATGGAGGTTCATCAAAGTCCTG gatTGTGGTCGGTGCACCAAATGCGAATACAAATGGTGATGTGTATAGATGCATCTACAACCCTGCCGTGAATGTCACTTCTTGTGACTTAGTTCCAATTTCCAAAG TGTCTTCAacaaatgaagtaaaacaaaGACTAGGATCCACAGTGTCAATTGGAAAGAACAGGAACTTACTG ACATGCGCACCAAACTACGCCCACACAAGCAAGGGTGTGCGGGCTACATTTTATGACCTGATCGGAGTCTGTTACCTCGTGCAAGACTTCGCCAAACCTAAAACATCAACATATCGTTACACACCCTGTCTAGATCAATATGGCTCCCATTATGGTGATTCTCACAGTTTTTGTCAGGCGGGCTTTAGCGCATCATTTACAAAG GATCGACAGAAAATATTACTTGGAGCTGTTGGTTCCTATTACAACCAAGGATCTTTGATACTGATTGATCGAATTTATCAAAACATATCAAGTTTAACTGTGACCACATACACTGACGAGTTTAAGGTTACTAAACCACCAGATTTTCCTGGAGAACTTGCTGATTATTACAGGCAAACATATGATGTGAATTACATGG GTTACTCAGTGGCAATTGGTGCTACAGGAAGCAATCTTCCTTTGATTGTCACAAGTGCACCTCGTAGGTTTGGTTACAACCTGCTTGGAGCTGTTACTATTTATGATGACAAGTTAAAGACGGCTTTGGTTAACTTAACCGGTGAACAG ATTGGCGAATATTTCGGAGAAGGGCTGGCTGTAGTTGATGTTAATGGAGACAATcttgatgatgtcatagttGGGTCTCCCTTGTATACTGATTTTTCCAGAAAAGAACCAGAAATCGGCAGGATTTACATTTACTATCAACAAGCTG GTGTCAATCAATCAAATACAGACAGACACATTTTGTTCTCCGATCCCACAATTATCAATGGCAATGTTTCTATGGGTAGATTCGGCCAGGCCATCACTTCACTCACAGATATTAATAATGACGGATACCAAG ATATTCTTGTGTCTGCACCATACGAAACCAGCAACACCAATGACGCAGATGAAAACCAGTATGGAGCTCTGTATGTATTCAATGGGGGGGCAGAAGGTATCCACGAAAACCCATCTCAAGTAATTCATGGGAATGACTTGGAAAAGACAATTAACTTTGACCCTACCCAGCATATCAGGGGCTTGGGATATTCTATGAAAGGGGGCAAAGATATGGATGGCAATGGTTATCCCGATATAGTAGTTGGAGCATATTTATCAGACCAAGCAATTGTCATAAG GAGCCGCCCTGTAGTTAAGTTGGTTGCTACAAGTGAAATCTTGCCGCGCAAAGTGGATCTAGAAACTCTTTCATGCACTTTGCcagacaaaacaaaagcagCTTGTTATGAAGTCAAGACTTGTTTCTCGTACACGGGGAAAAACCTTCCTTCTTCTGTCC GTATATCGTATTCATACGATGTTGACTCTGGGATGAGAGAAGAAGATAAACGATCCTATTTGCTTGATCTCGAATATCGCAACATCACTTTGGTGGCCGGCAATGAAAAGTGTGTGACAGAGACCGTATATGTAAAG CGGACACTACGTGATAAACTGTCCCCGATAGAAGTGGAGGTGAGTTACTGGCTGCGCGAGACACATCAGCCTGTGGAGCCAGTTCTGGACACTCTATTGGGGACAAGTGTGACTACGACGGCGGAGATCTTCAAAGATTGTGGTGCTGATGAAGTGTGCATACCTGACTTGAAAGTAGCATCAGAAGT GAGCCCCACAACGGCGTATGTGGGTGACTACACTGAAATTGTTATGACCGCCACAGCTTCTAACGATGCTGAAAACGCATACCAAGCTCTTTTGCTGGTACGCTACCCTCTTACATTTGCTTCATTTGTTGGCTTGGATGGAGACCAG GGTGCCCTGCCAAGCTGTCGTGACATAAATCAAACTGTGATTTGTGATATTGGTAATCCATTAAAAACAAATGCCCATGTTACTGTTAAGCTTAGATTTGGTATCAACGACCTTTTAGGAGACGTACCTACCTTGTCATTTCA AACATTGGCTAATTGCACGAATGAAAACAGTTTCGTATCCAACACTGTCACCAGCCAGATAGACATCAAGGTGTATGCTAAAATGCAGATTTACAACGTTTCAGA GCCTAGCACCATTTCTCTTAACAAAGTTTCgaataaaacaaattcaaaactAGTTTCTCACTCTTACGAG ATAACCAACCTGGGTCCATCGACCATAGCAGAAGCTCGTATTTCCCTCTTATGGCCAATATTTTACAATGGAAAATATCTCTTTCCtctctatgacgtcatttcgCAGGGAGACATTGAATGTGATTATACGGCCATCATCAATGCGAGCCAAGCATCCGAAGAAGGTATTCTTGTGCCTGAAGACAAATCTCCAGCCATTGAAGGAGGACAACTGGAGAATTTCTTT AATTGCCGAACCGTTTCCGATTCCTgctttgaaatgaaatgtaaaGTTGGAAGAATGGAACCGAAAACCGATGTCTTAATTACCATGAAGGGAAATCTCTATCTCAATTCCTTCCTAGAAAGTGATTTGGATTCAGTTGTCACCTCCAGTTTGGTTTTTGACATCTTGAAGTACCCTTATGTTGTTACTGATGATAGCCCTAATCTTTTATCAGAG GTGAGCACATATGCAGTCTATCCTCGGGTTGAAACCCAATCTTTACCATGGTGGATTGTGGCAGTCGCCGTCGCAGCTGGAGTTCTCTTCCTCTTAATCATTATCCTGGTAATGTGGAAGTGCGGATTTTTCAAACGAAAACGCACGACACAGACAGAGGAAGATAGAATACAGCAAGAAAAACTCTGTGAGGAACCAGATCCTATGCAAAAAGAAGTTGAAGAACGAATGAAATAA
- the LOC143452842 gene encoding integrin alpha-8-like isoform X2 — protein sequence MGLPSDRQKILLGAVGSYYNQGSLILIDRIYQNISSLTVTTYTDEFKVTKPPDFPGELADYYRQTYDVNYMGYSVAIGATGSNLPLIVTSAPRRFGYNLLGAVTIYDDKLKTALVNLTGEQIGEYFGEGLAVVDVNGDNLDDVIVGSPLYTDFSRKEPEIGRIYIYYQQAGVNQSNTDRHILFSDPTIINGNVSMGRFGQAITSLTDINNDGYQDILVSAPYETSNTNDADENQYGALYVFNGGAEGIHENPSQVIHGNDLEKTINFDPTQHIRGLGYSMKGGKDMDGNGYPDIVVGAYLSDQAIVIRSRPVVKLVATSEILPRKVDLETLSCTLPDKTKAACYEVKTCFSYTGKNLPSSVRISYSYDVDSGMREEDKRSYLLDLEYRNITLVAGNEKCVTETVYVKRTLRDKLSPIEVEVSYWLRETHQPVEPVLDTLLGTSVTTTAEIFKDCGADEVCIPDLKVASEVSPTTAYVGDYTEIVMTATASNDAENAYQALLLVRYPLTFASFVGLDGDQGALPSCRDINQTVICDIGNPLKTNAHVTVKLRFGINDLLGDVPTLSFQTLANCTNENSFVSNTVTSQIDIKVYAKMQIYNVSEPSTISLNKVSNKTNSKLVSHSYEITNLGPSTIAEARISLLWPIFYNGKYLFPLYDVISQGDIECDYTAIINASQASEEGILVPEDKSPAIEGGQLENFFNCRTVSDSCFEMKCKVGRMEPKTDVLITMKGNLYLNSFLESDLDSVVTSSLVFDILKYPYVVTDDSPNLLSEVSTYAVYPRVETQSLPWWIVAVAVAAGVLFLLIIILVMWKCGFFKRKRTTQTEEDRIQQEKLCEEPDPMQKEVEERMK from the exons ATGGGACTTCCAAGT GATCGACAGAAAATATTACTTGGAGCTGTTGGTTCCTATTACAACCAAGGATCTTTGATACTGATTGATCGAATTTATCAAAACATATCAAGTTTAACTGTGACCACATACACTGACGAGTTTAAGGTTACTAAACCACCAGATTTTCCTGGAGAACTTGCTGATTATTACAGGCAAACATATGATGTGAATTACATGG GTTACTCAGTGGCAATTGGTGCTACAGGAAGCAATCTTCCTTTGATTGTCACAAGTGCACCTCGTAGGTTTGGTTACAACCTGCTTGGAGCTGTTACTATTTATGATGACAAGTTAAAGACGGCTTTGGTTAACTTAACCGGTGAACAG ATTGGCGAATATTTCGGAGAAGGGCTGGCTGTAGTTGATGTTAATGGAGACAATcttgatgatgtcatagttGGGTCTCCCTTGTATACTGATTTTTCCAGAAAAGAACCAGAAATCGGCAGGATTTACATTTACTATCAACAAGCTG GTGTCAATCAATCAAATACAGACAGACACATTTTGTTCTCCGATCCCACAATTATCAATGGCAATGTTTCTATGGGTAGATTCGGCCAGGCCATCACTTCACTCACAGATATTAATAATGACGGATACCAAG ATATTCTTGTGTCTGCACCATACGAAACCAGCAACACCAATGACGCAGATGAAAACCAGTATGGAGCTCTGTATGTATTCAATGGGGGGGCAGAAGGTATCCACGAAAACCCATCTCAAGTAATTCATGGGAATGACTTGGAAAAGACAATTAACTTTGACCCTACCCAGCATATCAGGGGCTTGGGATATTCTATGAAAGGGGGCAAAGATATGGATGGCAATGGTTATCCCGATATAGTAGTTGGAGCATATTTATCAGACCAAGCAATTGTCATAAG GAGCCGCCCTGTAGTTAAGTTGGTTGCTACAAGTGAAATCTTGCCGCGCAAAGTGGATCTAGAAACTCTTTCATGCACTTTGCcagacaaaacaaaagcagCTTGTTATGAAGTCAAGACTTGTTTCTCGTACACGGGGAAAAACCTTCCTTCTTCTGTCC GTATATCGTATTCATACGATGTTGACTCTGGGATGAGAGAAGAAGATAAACGATCCTATTTGCTTGATCTCGAATATCGCAACATCACTTTGGTGGCCGGCAATGAAAAGTGTGTGACAGAGACCGTATATGTAAAG CGGACACTACGTGATAAACTGTCCCCGATAGAAGTGGAGGTGAGTTACTGGCTGCGCGAGACACATCAGCCTGTGGAGCCAGTTCTGGACACTCTATTGGGGACAAGTGTGACTACGACGGCGGAGATCTTCAAAGATTGTGGTGCTGATGAAGTGTGCATACCTGACTTGAAAGTAGCATCAGAAGT GAGCCCCACAACGGCGTATGTGGGTGACTACACTGAAATTGTTATGACCGCCACAGCTTCTAACGATGCTGAAAACGCATACCAAGCTCTTTTGCTGGTACGCTACCCTCTTACATTTGCTTCATTTGTTGGCTTGGATGGAGACCAG GGTGCCCTGCCAAGCTGTCGTGACATAAATCAAACTGTGATTTGTGATATTGGTAATCCATTAAAAACAAATGCCCATGTTACTGTTAAGCTTAGATTTGGTATCAACGACCTTTTAGGAGACGTACCTACCTTGTCATTTCA AACATTGGCTAATTGCACGAATGAAAACAGTTTCGTATCCAACACTGTCACCAGCCAGATAGACATCAAGGTGTATGCTAAAATGCAGATTTACAACGTTTCAGA GCCTAGCACCATTTCTCTTAACAAAGTTTCgaataaaacaaattcaaaactAGTTTCTCACTCTTACGAG ATAACCAACCTGGGTCCATCGACCATAGCAGAAGCTCGTATTTCCCTCTTATGGCCAATATTTTACAATGGAAAATATCTCTTTCCtctctatgacgtcatttcgCAGGGAGACATTGAATGTGATTATACGGCCATCATCAATGCGAGCCAAGCATCCGAAGAAGGTATTCTTGTGCCTGAAGACAAATCTCCAGCCATTGAAGGAGGACAACTGGAGAATTTCTTT AATTGCCGAACCGTTTCCGATTCCTgctttgaaatgaaatgtaaaGTTGGAAGAATGGAACCGAAAACCGATGTCTTAATTACCATGAAGGGAAATCTCTATCTCAATTCCTTCCTAGAAAGTGATTTGGATTCAGTTGTCACCTCCAGTTTGGTTTTTGACATCTTGAAGTACCCTTATGTTGTTACTGATGATAGCCCTAATCTTTTATCAGAG GTGAGCACATATGCAGTCTATCCTCGGGTTGAAACCCAATCTTTACCATGGTGGATTGTGGCAGTCGCCGTCGCAGCTGGAGTTCTCTTCCTCTTAATCATTATCCTGGTAATGTGGAAGTGCGGATTTTTCAAACGAAAACGCACGACACAGACAGAGGAAGATAGAATACAGCAAGAAAAACTCTGTGAGGAACCAGATCCTATGCAAAAAGAAGTTGAAGAACGAATGAAATAA
- the LOC143452844 gene encoding caspase recruitment domain-containing protein 11-like isoform X1 has protein sequence MTSHKSDSDDEDFDSWQGQLQGSRLLIVNRVNYEKIKAALLTVGVIDNDDNEEISNRFELSNAGMRLNRMVDILMRKGKDNYDKFMEVIGYYYADIYKQIKGCDPAPPKLPDLIRIDVDNHNNSSGDIVELLLEALDRMKQENFDTKQRLRRSNNVYDDISREAERLQKRVDELTQRVTRYENVDNEMDTLRKEVDRLKSENLSVCMRLIESNEESSKLRKINMSLENENDKTRADLQKMESCVKLERTQSVRLRRQLQTGPSDRDMIDMKREIDELRFKLTQANQQQASPTPIGVDFRIQILQRDKEEALEMYGETLHGLNKLREDCANAEKQRDEYLAEKEQLELECSMLRNDCNIYRNRRDSVWQQLQEVEKEREMIIKERNDAQLFARDCMQEKARYRAQIRELEEKYDKISRDLLDREKELAQHRAAMRSLPNLSDMTWKHPSGSSSNQTSIKSEYSDSTPECNAHEESKVCKGRYRLYNTKNYDKYASKSNTSLNMSIADCDGHKNVFPEIPLANDYGPQDSISITPWANGQRRTGIRIKHGKLKNSEDMSEVSAISTSNDDLTKTDKL, from the exons ATGACAAGTCACAAATCTGATTCTGATGATGAAGACTTCGATTCGTGGCAAGGTCAACTGCAAGGTTCTCG ATTGTTGATTGTAAATCGAGTCAATTACGAAAAGATCAAGGCTGCACTACTTACTGTGGGTGTTATCGACAACGATGACAATGAAGAAATTTCCAACCGTTTTGAATTGAGCAACGCTGGAATGAGACTGA ATCGTATGGTGGATATATTGATGAGAAAAGGTAAAGACAACTACGACAAGTTCATGGAAGTTATTGGCTATTATTATGCTGATATTTATAAGCAGATCAAAGGATGTGATCCTGCCCCACCAAAATTGCCAG ATTTGATAAGAATCGATGTGGACAATCATAACAACAGCTCTGGGGACATCGTTGAGCTCTTACTGGAAGCGCTAGATAGGATGAAACAGGAAAATTTTGATACAAAACAACGTCTACGCAGGAGTAACAACGTATATGATGATATTTCGCGAGAAGCAGAACGACTCCAAAAGAGGGTCGATGAACTAACACAGAG GGTGACACGATACGAAAATGTCGACAATGAAATGGATACATTGCGCAAGGAGGTGGATCGACTGAAATCAGAAAACTTGAGCGTTTGTATGAGACTCATTGAGTCCAACGAAGAGAGCTCGAAGttacgaaaaataaacatgtcgctggaaaatgaaaatgacaaaacaagggcggatttgcaaaaa atgGAAAGTTGCGTTAAGCTTGAGAGAACACAGTCAGTTCGCTTGAGACGTCAACTTCAAACTGGTCCAAGCGATCGTGACATGATTGATATGAAACGAGAAATTGATGAACTTCGATTTAAGTTGACACAAGCCAATCAGCAACAG GCATCACCGACTCCGATTGGCGTTGATTTTCGAATCCAAATCCTGCAAAGAGATAAAGAAGAGGCTCTTGAGATGTACGGAGAAACATTGCACGGCCTCAACAAACTGAGAGAAGACTGCGCCAATGCAGAGAAGCAAAGGGATGAG TATCTTGCCGAGAAAGAGCAGCTTGAATTAGAATGCTCCATGTTGCGAAATGACTGCAACATATATCGGAATCGAAGGGACTCGGTTTGGCAGCAATTGCAAGAAGTGGAAAAAGAGAGAGAGATG aTCATAAAAGAACGCAATGATGCCCAGTTATTTGCAAGGGACTGCATGCAAGAAAAGGCGCGCTATCGAGCACAGATCCGTGAGCTGGAAGAAAAGTATGATAAGATATCTCGGGATTTATTAGATCGTGAAAAAGAACTTGCACAGCATCGGGCCGCCATGAGGTCATTACCAAATTTATCG GACATGACGTGGAAACATCCTTCCGGAAGTTCTTCGAACCAAACCAGCA TAAAGTCTGAATATTCTGACTCAACTCCTGAATGCAATGCT CACGAAGAATCTAAGGTTTGTAAAGGTCGATATCGTCTATATAACACAAAGAATTATGACAAG TATGCTAGCAAATCAAACACGTCACTCAACATGTCAATTGCTGATTGTGATggacataaaaatgtttttcctgAGATTCCATTAGCTAATGACTATGGCCCTCAGGACTCAATCAGTATAACGCCGTGGGCTAATGGG CAGAGACGCACTGGCATACGCATAAAACATGGGAAGTTGAAAAACAGTGAAGACATGAGTGAGGTGTCTGCTATCTCCACTTCGAATGATGATCTCACcaaaacagacaaactttag
- the LOC143452844 gene encoding caspase recruitment domain-containing protein 11-like isoform X2, translating into MTSHKSDSDDEDFDSWQGQLQGSRLLIVNRVNYEKIKAALLTVGVIDNDDNEEISNRFELSNAGMRLNRMVDILMRKGKDNYDKFMEVIGYYYADIYKQIKGCDPAPPKLPDLIRIDVDNHNNSSGDIVELLLEALDRMKQENFDTKQRLRRSNNVYDDISREAERLQKRVDELTQRVTRYENVDNEMDTLRKEVDRLKSENLSVCMRLIESNEESSKLRKINMSLENENDKTRADLQKMESCVKLERTQSVRLRRQLQTGPSDRDMIDMKREIDELRFKLTQANQQQASPTPIGVDFRIQILQRDKEEALEMYGETLHGLNKLREDCANAEKQRDEYLAEKEQLELECSMLRNDCNIYRNRRDSVWQQLQEVEKEREMIIKERNDAQLFARDCMQEKARYRAQIRELEEKYDKISRDLLDREKELAQHRAAMRSLPNLSDMTWKHPSGSSSNQTSIKSEYSDSTPECNAHEESKVCKGRYRLYNTKNYDKYASKSNTSLNMSIADCDGHKNVFPEIPLANDYGPQDSISITPWANGRRTGIRIKHGKLKNSEDMSEVSAISTSNDDLTKTDKL; encoded by the exons ATGACAAGTCACAAATCTGATTCTGATGATGAAGACTTCGATTCGTGGCAAGGTCAACTGCAAGGTTCTCG ATTGTTGATTGTAAATCGAGTCAATTACGAAAAGATCAAGGCTGCACTACTTACTGTGGGTGTTATCGACAACGATGACAATGAAGAAATTTCCAACCGTTTTGAATTGAGCAACGCTGGAATGAGACTGA ATCGTATGGTGGATATATTGATGAGAAAAGGTAAAGACAACTACGACAAGTTCATGGAAGTTATTGGCTATTATTATGCTGATATTTATAAGCAGATCAAAGGATGTGATCCTGCCCCACCAAAATTGCCAG ATTTGATAAGAATCGATGTGGACAATCATAACAACAGCTCTGGGGACATCGTTGAGCTCTTACTGGAAGCGCTAGATAGGATGAAACAGGAAAATTTTGATACAAAACAACGTCTACGCAGGAGTAACAACGTATATGATGATATTTCGCGAGAAGCAGAACGACTCCAAAAGAGGGTCGATGAACTAACACAGAG GGTGACACGATACGAAAATGTCGACAATGAAATGGATACATTGCGCAAGGAGGTGGATCGACTGAAATCAGAAAACTTGAGCGTTTGTATGAGACTCATTGAGTCCAACGAAGAGAGCTCGAAGttacgaaaaataaacatgtcgctggaaaatgaaaatgacaaaacaagggcggatttgcaaaaa atgGAAAGTTGCGTTAAGCTTGAGAGAACACAGTCAGTTCGCTTGAGACGTCAACTTCAAACTGGTCCAAGCGATCGTGACATGATTGATATGAAACGAGAAATTGATGAACTTCGATTTAAGTTGACACAAGCCAATCAGCAACAG GCATCACCGACTCCGATTGGCGTTGATTTTCGAATCCAAATCCTGCAAAGAGATAAAGAAGAGGCTCTTGAGATGTACGGAGAAACATTGCACGGCCTCAACAAACTGAGAGAAGACTGCGCCAATGCAGAGAAGCAAAGGGATGAG TATCTTGCCGAGAAAGAGCAGCTTGAATTAGAATGCTCCATGTTGCGAAATGACTGCAACATATATCGGAATCGAAGGGACTCGGTTTGGCAGCAATTGCAAGAAGTGGAAAAAGAGAGAGAGATG aTCATAAAAGAACGCAATGATGCCCAGTTATTTGCAAGGGACTGCATGCAAGAAAAGGCGCGCTATCGAGCACAGATCCGTGAGCTGGAAGAAAAGTATGATAAGATATCTCGGGATTTATTAGATCGTGAAAAAGAACTTGCACAGCATCGGGCCGCCATGAGGTCATTACCAAATTTATCG GACATGACGTGGAAACATCCTTCCGGAAGTTCTTCGAACCAAACCAGCA TAAAGTCTGAATATTCTGACTCAACTCCTGAATGCAATGCT CACGAAGAATCTAAGGTTTGTAAAGGTCGATATCGTCTATATAACACAAAGAATTATGACAAG TATGCTAGCAAATCAAACACGTCACTCAACATGTCAATTGCTGATTGTGATggacataaaaatgtttttcctgAGATTCCATTAGCTAATGACTATGGCCCTCAGGACTCAATCAGTATAACGCCGTGGGCTAATGGG AGACGCACTGGCATACGCATAAAACATGGGAAGTTGAAAAACAGTGAAGACATGAGTGAGGTGTCTGCTATCTCCACTTCGAATGATGATCTCACcaaaacagacaaactttag
- the LOC143452844 gene encoding caspase recruitment domain-containing protein 11-like isoform X3, with amino-acid sequence MTSHKSDSDDEDFDSWQGQLQGSRLLIVNRVNYEKIKAALLTVGVIDNDDNEEISNRFELSNAGMRLNRMVDILMRKGKDNYDKFMEVIGYYYADIYKQIKGCDPAPPKLPDLIRIDVDNHNNSSGDIVELLLEALDRMKQENFDTKQRLRRSNNVYDDISREAERLQKRVDELTQRVTRYENVDNEMDTLRKEVDRLKSENLSVCMRLIESNEESSKLRKINMSLENENDKTRADLQKMESCVKLERTQSVRLRRQLQTGPSDRDMIDMKREIDELRFKLTQANQQQASPTPIGVDFRIQILQRDKEEALEMYGETLHGLNKLREDCANAEKQRDEYLAEKEQLELECSMLRNDCNIYRNRRDSVWQQLQEVEKEREMIIKERNDAQLFARDCMQEKARYRAQIRELEEKYDKISRDLLDREKELAQHRAAMRSLPNLSDMTWKHPSGSSSNQTSIKSEYSDSTPECNAYASKSNTSLNMSIADCDGHKNVFPEIPLANDYGPQDSISITPWANGQRRTGIRIKHGKLKNSEDMSEVSAISTSNDDLTKTDKL; translated from the exons ATGACAAGTCACAAATCTGATTCTGATGATGAAGACTTCGATTCGTGGCAAGGTCAACTGCAAGGTTCTCG ATTGTTGATTGTAAATCGAGTCAATTACGAAAAGATCAAGGCTGCACTACTTACTGTGGGTGTTATCGACAACGATGACAATGAAGAAATTTCCAACCGTTTTGAATTGAGCAACGCTGGAATGAGACTGA ATCGTATGGTGGATATATTGATGAGAAAAGGTAAAGACAACTACGACAAGTTCATGGAAGTTATTGGCTATTATTATGCTGATATTTATAAGCAGATCAAAGGATGTGATCCTGCCCCACCAAAATTGCCAG ATTTGATAAGAATCGATGTGGACAATCATAACAACAGCTCTGGGGACATCGTTGAGCTCTTACTGGAAGCGCTAGATAGGATGAAACAGGAAAATTTTGATACAAAACAACGTCTACGCAGGAGTAACAACGTATATGATGATATTTCGCGAGAAGCAGAACGACTCCAAAAGAGGGTCGATGAACTAACACAGAG GGTGACACGATACGAAAATGTCGACAATGAAATGGATACATTGCGCAAGGAGGTGGATCGACTGAAATCAGAAAACTTGAGCGTTTGTATGAGACTCATTGAGTCCAACGAAGAGAGCTCGAAGttacgaaaaataaacatgtcgctggaaaatgaaaatgacaaaacaagggcggatttgcaaaaa atgGAAAGTTGCGTTAAGCTTGAGAGAACACAGTCAGTTCGCTTGAGACGTCAACTTCAAACTGGTCCAAGCGATCGTGACATGATTGATATGAAACGAGAAATTGATGAACTTCGATTTAAGTTGACACAAGCCAATCAGCAACAG GCATCACCGACTCCGATTGGCGTTGATTTTCGAATCCAAATCCTGCAAAGAGATAAAGAAGAGGCTCTTGAGATGTACGGAGAAACATTGCACGGCCTCAACAAACTGAGAGAAGACTGCGCCAATGCAGAGAAGCAAAGGGATGAG TATCTTGCCGAGAAAGAGCAGCTTGAATTAGAATGCTCCATGTTGCGAAATGACTGCAACATATATCGGAATCGAAGGGACTCGGTTTGGCAGCAATTGCAAGAAGTGGAAAAAGAGAGAGAGATG aTCATAAAAGAACGCAATGATGCCCAGTTATTTGCAAGGGACTGCATGCAAGAAAAGGCGCGCTATCGAGCACAGATCCGTGAGCTGGAAGAAAAGTATGATAAGATATCTCGGGATTTATTAGATCGTGAAAAAGAACTTGCACAGCATCGGGCCGCCATGAGGTCATTACCAAATTTATCG GACATGACGTGGAAACATCCTTCCGGAAGTTCTTCGAACCAAACCAGCA TAAAGTCTGAATATTCTGACTCAACTCCTGAATGCAATGCT TATGCTAGCAAATCAAACACGTCACTCAACATGTCAATTGCTGATTGTGATggacataaaaatgtttttcctgAGATTCCATTAGCTAATGACTATGGCCCTCAGGACTCAATCAGTATAACGCCGTGGGCTAATGGG CAGAGACGCACTGGCATACGCATAAAACATGGGAAGTTGAAAAACAGTGAAGACATGAGTGAGGTGTCTGCTATCTCCACTTCGAATGATGATCTCACcaaaacagacaaactttag